The region GAGTTGGAAGTGGCACCTTTGTATCCAGTACACGTGTACAAGAAAAGATGCGAGGGACAACCAGTTTTACTGAAATTGTTAAGTCCCAAGGTAAAGTACCCTCTAGCCAACTCATTTCCTACAGAAAAACCATTCCCAATGAACAGGAAGTTGCCAAGCTAGGAATTTCTCCTACCGAAAATATTATCCGAATGGAACGTGTTCGCTATGCCGACCAAGTTCCTCTGGTTTATGAAGTTGCTTCTATTCCTGAAAAATTCATTAAGGACTTTAAAAAAGAAGAAATCACCAGTCATTTCTTCCAAACCTTGCAAAAACACGGCTACCGTATAGGCAAATCTCAACAGACTATTTATGCTCGCCTTGCTAAAGAAAAGATTGCCCACTATTTGGAAGTTGAAAAAGGACATGCTATTCTTGGTTTGACTCAGGTTTCCTACCTAGAAGACGGGACAGCTTTTGAATACGTGAAAAGTCAGTATGTTGGCGAACGTTTTGAATTTTATCTTGAAAATAACTAGTCTAGAAAGGCTAGATTTTTTGCTTTCTTAAAAGTTTAGAATTGTCAAAACAATCTGTCTAGGCTTGATTTTATGGCTTATTTACTATAAAATGAGAAGGAAAAACGTCAAACTTTTATATTGCAAATAGGAGAAAACATGACAAAAACATTAAAACGTCCTGAGGTTTTATCACCTGCAGGAACTTTAGAGAAGCTAAAAGTAGCTGTTCAATATGGAGCGGATGCTGTCTTTATCGGTGGTCAGGCCTATGGTCTTCGTAGCCGTGCCGGAAACTTTACCTTTGAACAGATGGAAGAAGGTGTCCAATTTGCGGCCAAGTACGGTGCTAAGGTTTATGTAGCTGCAAACATGGTGATGCACGAAGGAAATGAGGAGGGAGCTGGTGAGTGGTTCCGTAAACTGCGTGATATCGGGATTGCAGCAGTTATCGTATCTGACCCAGCTTTGATTATGATTGCAGCGACTGAAGCACCAGGTCTTGAAATCCACCTTTCTACCCAAGCAAGTGCCACCAACTATGAAACCCTTGAGTTCTGGAAAGAACTGGGCTTGACTCGTGTCGTTTTGGCGCGTGAGGTTTCGATGGAAGAATTAGCTGAAATCCGCAAACGTACAGATGTTGAGATTGAAGCCTTTGTCCACGGAGCCATGTGTATTTCTTACTCTGGTCGTTGTACTCTTTCAAACCACATGAGTATGCGTGATGCTAACCGTGGTGGTTGCTCTCAGTCTTGCCGTTGGAAGTATGATCTTTATGATATGCCATTTGGGAAAGAACGTAAGAGCTTGAAAGGGGAAATCCCAGAAGAATTTTCAATGTCAGCTGTTGACATGTCTATGATTGACCACATTCCAGATATGATTGAAAATGGAGTAGACAGTCTGAAGATAGAAGGACGTATGAAGTCTATTCACTATGTTTCAACTGTAACCAACTGCTACAAGGCAGCTGTTGATGCCTATCTAGAAAGTCCAGAGAAGTTTGAAGCAATTAAGCAAGACTTGATTGATGAGATGTGGAAGGTCGCCCAACGTGAATTAGCAACAGGTTTCTACTATGGTACACCATCTGAAAATGAGCAGTTGTTTGGTGCTCGTCGTAAAATTCCTGAGTACAAGTTTGTTGCTGAAGTCGTTGATTATGATGATGCAACACAAACAGCAACCATTCGTCAACGGAATGTCATTAACGAAGGCGACCAAGTTGAGTTTTATGGCCCAGGTTTCCGTCATTTTGAAACTTATATAGAAGATTTGCACGATGCCAAAGGCAATAAAATCGACCGTGCTCCAAATCCAATGGAACTTTTGACAATCAAGGTTCCACAACCTGTTCAAGCAGGAGACATGGTTCGAGCTCTCAAAGAAGGTCTTATCAATCTTTATAAGGAAGATGGAACCAGCGTCACAGTTCGAGCTTAATAAGCATGAAGGAAATGAATGATTTCTGGTTGCTTTCCCTTTAAGTCGAGTCACTAAAAGAAAAGAAGTTGAAAAATATATTAAATTCCATCCGAGATTTCATCTCGGATTTTTTCATTATTTTTCAGAAAGGTCTAGATAATGGACGGATTTATTACAATTTTTTTCCAAAGTTTTCTATATAATAGACTCAAAAATAGTAAAATTGAAAATAATTTCCGTTAAGCGCTTTAAATGTTGGTAAAAAGTTGACAAATCCAATTTTTAGGACTAAACTAAGTAAGTAAATTTTAATTAAAAGGAGAATTCGTCATGAATTTAACATTTTTCGGTCTATGTCTTGCCTGTATGGGTGTATCTCTTGGTGAAGGTATGTTGATGAACGGTTTGTTGAAATCAGTTGCTCGCCAACCAGATATCATCTCAGAACTACGTAGTTTGATGATCCTAGGGGTTGCCTTTATTGAAGGTACTTTCTTCGTTACTCTTGTCTTTTCATTTATCATCAAATAAAAGAAGTATAAATTGAAAAAGGGAGGATTTTAGATGGAAGAAAGTATTAATCCAACCATCAATATTGGTCCTGTTACCTTTAATTTAACCATAGTAGTTTTGACTTTGTTGACTGTAGCACTTATTTTTGGCTTTATTTATTGGGCAACTCGAAATATGACTTTGAGACCCACAGGAAAACAAAATGTATTAGAGTATTTATTTGATTTTGTTGTTGGATTTACAAAATCAAACCTTGGTCCAATGATAAAGGATTATTCTCTCTTTTATTTCTGTTTATTCCTATTTATGGCCATTGCAAATAATATTGGCTTAATGGCTAGAATTCAGACTACAGATGGTGTAAATCTTTGGACCTCACCAACAGCAAATTTGTCATTTGACTTGGTCTTGTCTTTTACAATTATCTTAATGACACACGTAGAAGGAATTCGTCGTCGTGGAATCAAAAAGTATTTAAAAGCATTTGTAACACCAGGTTTTATGACACCAATGAATCTCTTGGAAGAAGTTACCAATCTCCTTTCACTTGCATTGCGGGTATTTGGTAATATCTTTGCAGGGGAAGTGATGGCAAGTATGTTAGTCCTACTTTCTCATCAGGCCTTCTATTGGTACCCTATTGCTTTTGGAACAAATCTAATCTGGACTGCATTTTCTGTTTTTATTTCTTGTGTACAAGCATATGTATTTACATTGTTATCTTCAATGTACCTAGGAAATAAAATTAATGATGAAGAATAGAAAGGAGTAGTTTATGAATGTAACAGTAGGTGAATTACTTGGTGATTTTATACTAATCGCTGGTTCCTTTATTCTCTTGCTAGTCTTGGTTAAGAAATATGCTTGGTCAAATTTGACTAGTATTTTCGAACAAAGAGCAGAAAAAATTGCAGCAGATATTGACGGAGCTGAACAAGCACGTCAAAAAGCAGAAGTATTGGCTCAAAAACGCGAAGATGAATTGGCTGGTAGCCGTAAAGAAGCTAAGACAATCATTGAGAATGCGAAAGAAACAGCTGAGAAAAGCAAAGCTAGTATTTTAGCAGATGCTAAGCTAGAAGCAGGACGCTTGAAAGAAAAAGCGAACCAAGAAATTGCTCAAAATAAAGCTGAAGCTTTACAAAGCGTTAAGGGT is a window of Streptococcus mitis DNA encoding:
- a CDS encoding F0F1 ATP synthase subunit C gives rise to the protein MNLTFFGLCLACMGVSLGEGMLMNGLLKSVARQPDIISELRSLMILGVAFIEGTFFVTLVFSFIIK
- the atpB gene encoding F0F1 ATP synthase subunit A, which encodes MEESINPTINIGPVTFNLTIVVLTLLTVALIFGFIYWATRNMTLRPTGKQNVLEYLFDFVVGFTKSNLGPMIKDYSLFYFCLFLFMAIANNIGLMARIQTTDGVNLWTSPTANLSFDLVLSFTIILMTHVEGIRRRGIKKYLKAFVTPGFMTPMNLLEEVTNLLSLALRVFGNIFAGEVMASMLVLLSHQAFYWYPIAFGTNLIWTAFSVFISCVQAYVFTLLSSMYLGNKINDEE
- the atpF gene encoding F0F1 ATP synthase subunit B, whose product is MNVTVGELLGDFILIAGSFILLLVLVKKYAWSNLTSIFEQRAEKIAADIDGAEQARQKAEVLAQKREDELAGSRKEAKTIIENAKETAEKSKASILADAKLEAGRLKEKANQEIAQNKAEALQSVKGEVADLTISLAGKIISQNLDGHAHKELIDQYIDQLGEA
- a CDS encoding peptidase U32 family protein encodes the protein MTKTLKRPEVLSPAGTLEKLKVAVQYGADAVFIGGQAYGLRSRAGNFTFEQMEEGVQFAAKYGAKVYVAANMVMHEGNEEGAGEWFRKLRDIGIAAVIVSDPALIMIAATEAPGLEIHLSTQASATNYETLEFWKELGLTRVVLAREVSMEELAEIRKRTDVEIEAFVHGAMCISYSGRCTLSNHMSMRDANRGGCSQSCRWKYDLYDMPFGKERKSLKGEIPEEFSMSAVDMSMIDHIPDMIENGVDSLKIEGRMKSIHYVSTVTNCYKAAVDAYLESPEKFEAIKQDLIDEMWKVAQRELATGFYYGTPSENEQLFGARRKIPEYKFVAEVVDYDDATQTATIRQRNVINEGDQVEFYGPGFRHFETYIEDLHDAKGNKIDRAPNPMELLTIKVPQPVQAGDMVRALKEGLINLYKEDGTSVTVRA
- a CDS encoding GntR family transcriptional regulator, translating into MLPAYMKIHDQIKKDIDEHRWAIGERLPSERDLAEQFAVSRMTLRQAISLLVEEGVLERRVGSGTFVSSTRVQEKMRGTTSFTEIVKSQGKVPSSQLISYRKTIPNEQEVAKLGISPTENIIRMERVRYADQVPLVYEVASIPEKFIKDFKKEEITSHFFQTLQKHGYRIGKSQQTIYARLAKEKIAHYLEVEKGHAILGLTQVSYLEDGTAFEYVKSQYVGERFEFYLENN